From the genome of Henckelia pumila isolate YLH828 unplaced genomic scaffold, ASM3356847v2 CTG_601:::fragment_2:::debris, whole genome shotgun sequence, one region includes:
- the LOC140873478 gene encoding uncharacterized protein isoform X2: MADAHIHIQVEESKDPQVNHPLLKGPEDPQVNIPLLIGPEETQESDRGNDQEVVLDKTLYRLGLFLSLLGFNQSSVLSFLLSWGAFLVIGVLLPVVMLELSNCNGCEKGQIKNFEIGIIICQACLAAASLVCVSHNLRKYGVRKFLFVDRYSGHVERFNEQYARKISASSLVQVVGIILCLNAAAKISHRAQGIGALASRWHALVTCGANEASLTRYSNSMGSLGTASKSSSFHIDYSESDLESLDFLAAPTNMQLASYMSSHHKRLALVIYLQANPGGITIFGWTVDRGLINTIFFLELSLVTFVLGKTIVIPSV, translated from the exons ATGGCTGACGCGCATATTCATATACAAGTGGAGGAATCAAAAGACCCACAAGTAAACCACCCTCTACTAAAAGGTCCAGAAGACCCACAAGTAAACATCCCCCTACTAATAGGTCCAGAAGAAACCCAAGAATCTGATCGCGGAAATGATCAAGAAGTTGTTTTGGATAAAACCCTTTACAGATTAGGGCTTTTCCTCTCTTTGTTGGGGTTTAACCAGTCTTCGGTCCTCAGTTTTTTGCTTTCTTGGGGTGCATTCTTGGTAATTGGAGTTTTGCTGCCAGTGGTGATGCTGGAGCTCTCTAATTGTAACGGGTGTGAAAAGGGTCAAATTAAGAATTTTGAAATCGGTATTATCATTTGCCAGGCTTGTTTGGCTGCTGCATCCTTGGTTTGCGTTTCGCACAACTTGAGAAAGTACGGTGTTAGGAAGTTTCTGTTCGTTGATAGATACAGTGGGCATGTCGAGAGGTTTAATGAGCAATACGCGAGGAAGATTTCA GCGTCTTCACTGGTTCAAGTGGTGGGTATAATCCTTTGTTTAAATGCTGCTGCAAAAATCTCCCACAGAGCCCAAGGTATTGGAGCATTAGCTAGTAGATGGCACGCCTTGGTTACCTGCGGTGCAAATGAAGCATCTCTAACGAGATATTCAAATAGCATGGGGAGTTTGGGAACCGCAAGTAAGTCAAGTTCTTTCCATATTGACTACTCAGAGAGCGACTTGGAGTCCCTCGATTTCCTTGCAGCACCAACGAATATGCAGCTTGCCTCTTACATGTCTTCACACCACAAACGGCTTGCTCTAG TAATATATCTGCAGGCTAATCCCGGAGGAATCACCATATTCGGATGGACAGTTGATCGAGGTCTCATTAATACTATATTCTTTCTCGAACTGTCACTAGTCACCTTCGTTCTGGGGAAGACAATAGTAATCCCCTCAGTCTAG
- the LOC140873478 gene encoding uncharacterized protein isoform X1, producing the protein MADAHIHIQVEESKDPQVNHPLLKGPEDPQVNIPLLIGPEETQESDRGNDQEVVLDKTLYRLGLFLSLLGFNQSSVLSFLLSWGAFLVIGVLLPVVMLELSNCNGCEKGQIKNFEIGIIICQACLAAASLVCVSHNLRKYGVRKFLFVDRYSGHVERFNEQYARKISDSVRLLFFWVLPCFLLKATREIIRIMYVHHESRWHSAAILLAFVFSWTYVTTIFLSACILFHVVCKLQIIHFEDYGKLLERESDVLVLLQEHARLRHYLSKISHRFRICLLLQFLIVTISQFLTLFQTTGYNGIITFINGGDFAASSLVQVVGIILCLNAAAKISHRAQGIGALASRWHALVTCGANEASLTRYSNSMGSLGTASKSSSFHIDYSESDLESLDFLAAPTNMQLASYMSSHHKRLALVIYLQANPGGITIFGWTVDRGLINTIFFLELSLVTFVLGKTIVIPSV; encoded by the exons ATGGCTGACGCGCATATTCATATACAAGTGGAGGAATCAAAAGACCCACAAGTAAACCACCCTCTACTAAAAGGTCCAGAAGACCCACAAGTAAACATCCCCCTACTAATAGGTCCAGAAGAAACCCAAGAATCTGATCGCGGAAATGATCAAGAAGTTGTTTTGGATAAAACCCTTTACAGATTAGGGCTTTTCCTCTCTTTGTTGGGGTTTAACCAGTCTTCGGTCCTCAGTTTTTTGCTTTCTTGGGGTGCATTCTTGGTAATTGGAGTTTTGCTGCCAGTGGTGATGCTGGAGCTCTCTAATTGTAACGGGTGTGAAAAGGGTCAAATTAAGAATTTTGAAATCGGTATTATCATTTGCCAGGCTTGTTTGGCTGCTGCATCCTTGGTTTGCGTTTCGCACAACTTGAGAAAGTACGGTGTTAGGAAGTTTCTGTTCGTTGATAGATACAGTGGGCATGTCGAGAGGTTTAATGAGCAATACGCGAGGAAGATTTCA GATTCTGTGCGCTTACTATTTTTTTGGGTGCTGCCATGTTTCCTTCTAAAGGCTACTCGTGAAATCATTCGAATTATGTATGTTCATCATGAGTCGAGGTGGCATTCTGCTGCTATTCTGTTAGCATTTGTATTTTCTTGGACATACGTGACTaccatctttctttcggccTGCATTCTGTTCCATGTTGTTTGTAAATTGCAAATTATACATTTCGAGGACTATGGGAAGCTTTTAGAAAGAGAATCCGATGTTTTAGTATTGCTACAAGAGCATGCTCGTCTCCGTCATTACCTCTCAAAAATAAGCCACAGATTCCGAATATGTCTCCTCCTGCAATTTCTGATAGTGACCATAAGCCAGTTCTTGACTTTGTTCCAAACCACCGGATATAATGGAATCATCACTTTCATCAATGGTGGTGATTTTGCA GCGTCTTCACTGGTTCAAGTGGTGGGTATAATCCTTTGTTTAAATGCTGCTGCAAAAATCTCCCACAGAGCCCAAGGTATTGGAGCATTAGCTAGTAGATGGCACGCCTTGGTTACCTGCGGTGCAAATGAAGCATCTCTAACGAGATATTCAAATAGCATGGGGAGTTTGGGAACCGCAAGTAAGTCAAGTTCTTTCCATATTGACTACTCAGAGAGCGACTTGGAGTCCCTCGATTTCCTTGCAGCACCAACGAATATGCAGCTTGCCTCTTACATGTCTTCACACCACAAACGGCTTGCTCTAG TAATATATCTGCAGGCTAATCCCGGAGGAATCACCATATTCGGATGGACAGTTGATCGAGGTCTCATTAATACTATATTCTTTCTCGAACTGTCACTAGTCACCTTCGTTCTGGGGAAGACAATAGTAATCCCCTCAGTCTAG
- the LOC140873475 gene encoding uncharacterized protein, producing MGLFAAPSKNRTVRSLSPIGSFIASSSSLVEWWNHLVVFKEAKEIAIAATLLWSIWRNRNNVVWNGTCSTANHVYLSALDLLSQWNKAQLKIASNLQATQLSCVSTWQRPPEHFLKCNVDAAVHTSPPHVGFGCIIRDSHGIVLAATQGRMHGNYDPAMAEALAIREALSWIRNLHLSSIIMESDALLIIEALNSTEPDFSNVNLIIEDCK from the exons ATGGGACTCTTTGCTGCACCTAGTAAAAACAG GACAGTCCGGAGCCTTTCTCCAATTGGGAGTTTTATAGCATCTTCGAGTTCACTTGTCGAGTGGTGGAATCATTTGGTTGTCTTCAAGGAAGCGAAGGAAATTGCAATAGCTGCAACACTCTTGTGGAGCATTTGGCGCAATCGTAATAATGTGGTTTGGAACGGCACATGTTCAACAGCAAATCATGTCTATTTATCTGCTTTGGATCTTCTTTCTCAATGGAATAAAGCTCAGCTCAAAATTGCTTCCAACCTTCAAGCCACCCAACTTTCTTGTGTCAGTACGTGGCAAAGACCTCCAGAGCATTTTCTCAAGTGCAACGTAGATGCTGCTGTTCATACATCTCCTCCTCATGTTGGGTTCGGATGTATCATCCGTGACTCTCATGGGATCGTTCTCGCAGCAACTCAAGGAAGAATGCATGGTAACTATGATCCAGCGATGGCAGAGGCACTAGCCATTCGTGAAGCTCTTAGTTGGATAAGAAACCTTCATTTATCTTCTATAATTATGGAATCTGACGCATTATTAATTATCGAAGCTCTTAACAGCACTGAACCGGATTTCTCAAATGTGAACCTCATCATCGAAGATTGCAAATAA